One Cryptococcus decagattii chromosome 8, complete sequence DNA segment encodes these proteins:
- a CDS encoding arsenical-resistance protein, with protein sequence MVQCHPLDSLLSGAGNSPHEKMPLVHPPMVCEDDCRCFKKHYETIPTLNASGIYDDRKQVGDVDVEGGMYIVKSLSFLDRFLALWVLVAMILGVVIGEFAPNVDAILTGANLKGVSVPVLVGLLCMMWPILTKVQYERLPTLLRSSHIYRQIGMSLFLNWIVGPFVMLAIAWATLPDLPTYREGIILVGLARCIAMVMIWNRLAHGNEDYCAILVIINSILQIILYSPMSVFFINIISRSDNAISLRYGDTAIAVLIYLGIPLGAGVLTRFGGLWVLGKKTFDGFLAYFGMLSLVALLYTIIIIFAEQSHRILHNLGPTFRTFVPMILYFAIMWTSAFALIWWLSQKKGGGRKWGYEMAVVQAFTAGSNNFELAIAVAVAVYGVSSDQALAATIGPLVEVPVLLALTWVALLAKKRLNWGEDEVTDRRLLSLPVM encoded by the exons ATGGTTCAATGCCACCCGCTCGATTCCCTTTTATCGGGGGCCGGTAACAGTCCACATGAAAAAATGCCTTTAGTGCATCCACCCATGGTCTGCGAAGACGACTGTCGATGTTTTAAAAAACATTACGAAACGATTCCAACCCTCAATGCTTCTGGTATATATGATGATAGAAAGCAAGTCGGTGATGTTGATGTAGAAG GGGGTATGTATATTGTCAAGTCGCTGAGCTTCTTGGATCGCTTTTTGGCACTTTGGGTGCTAGTAGCTATGATTCTAGGCGTTGTTATAG GAGAGTTTGCTCCCAATGTTGACGCGATCCTGACTGGCGCCAACCTCAAAGGGGTATCAGTCC CTGTGCTAGTCGGGCTACTCTGCATGATGTGGCCGATTCTGACCAAAGTCCAATACGAGCGCCTACCAACTTTGCTTCGGAGTTCTCACATCTACCGACAAATTGGGATGTCCCTTTTCTTAAATTGGATCGTCGGACCGTTT GTCATGTTGGCGATTGCTTGGGCGACGCTCCCAGATCTTCCGACTTATCGTGAAGGTATCATTCTTGTTGGGCTAGCTCGTTGCATTGCTATG GTCATGATCTGGAATCGCCTTGCACACGGTAACGAAGATTACTGTGCTATCCTAGTCATCATCAattccatccttcaaatCATTCTCTATTCCCCCATGTCCGTCTTTTTCATTAATATCATATCTCGATCGGACAATGCCATTTCACTACGATATGGAGACACTGCTATCGCTGTACTCATCTATCTGGGGATTCCACTGGGTGCAGGAGTCTTGACAAGATTTGGGGGGTTATGGGTTCTGGGAAAGAAGACGTTCGATGGTTTCTTGGCATACTTTGGAATGCTCTCGCTCGTAGCTCTCTTATATAC AATCATTATCATTTTCGCCGAACAATCCCACCGTATCCTCCACAACCTTGGCCCAACATTCCGCACCTTTGTCCCTATGATACTGTATTTCGCCATCATGTGGACGTCGGCTTTCGCTCTGATCTGGTGGTTGAGCCAAAAGAAGGGAGGCGGGAGAAAATGGGGATATGAAATGGCCGTCGTTCAAGCCTTCACTGCTGGATCGAACAA TTTCGAGCTTGCGATCGCTGTGGCTGTTGCCGTCTATGGCGTCTCGTCGGATCAAGCTCTCGCAGCAACAATAGGCCCCCTTGTAGAGGTACCAGTGCTATTAGCGCTCACTTGGGTGGCATTGCTTGCCAAAAAAAGGCTGAATTGG ggagaagatgaggtgACCG ATAGACGTCTATTAAGCT TGCCTGTAATGTGA